A portion of the Burkholderia pseudomultivorans genome contains these proteins:
- a CDS encoding UbiH/UbiF family hydroxylase, whose product MPAMTAHHTFDVAVVGGGLVGKTAALALTQSGYKTALLAQPATPRPADLAFDTRVYALSSSSQALLERLRVWQALDHGRLAPVYDMRVYGDAHAELHFSAYQASVPQLAWIAESSLIEASLDAALRFQPNLTWFDARAQGFDVRADAAVLTLSSGQVLEADLVVGADGAHSWVRSQMGARVERRDYRQTGVVANFKASLPHRETAYQWFRDGEIVALLPLPDGHVSLVWSAHTAHADELLALDPAQLAAEVERVSHGQVGALECVTPAAGFPLALQTVDKLIAPRVALVGDAAHLIHPLAGQGMNLGLRDVAALADAIANKESFRNLGDTVLLRRYERSRREDIRALMVATDGLQRLFAVPGSLAKAVRNAGMAFVGAQPLVKRWLVSAALG is encoded by the coding sequence ATGCCCGCCATGACTGCCCACCACACCTTCGACGTCGCCGTGGTCGGCGGCGGGCTCGTCGGCAAGACGGCCGCGCTCGCGCTGACCCAGTCCGGCTACAAGACCGCGTTGCTCGCGCAGCCGGCCACGCCGCGTCCCGCCGATCTCGCGTTCGACACGCGCGTCTACGCGCTGTCGTCCAGCTCGCAGGCGCTGCTCGAGCGGCTGCGGGTCTGGCAGGCGCTCGACCACGGCCGGCTCGCGCCCGTCTACGACATGCGCGTGTACGGCGATGCACACGCGGAGCTGCATTTCTCCGCGTACCAGGCGTCGGTGCCGCAGCTCGCGTGGATCGCCGAATCGTCGCTGATCGAGGCATCGCTCGACGCCGCGCTGCGTTTCCAGCCCAATCTCACGTGGTTCGACGCGCGCGCGCAGGGTTTCGACGTGCGCGCCGATGCGGCCGTGCTGACGTTGTCGTCGGGACAGGTGCTCGAAGCCGATCTGGTCGTCGGCGCGGACGGCGCGCATTCGTGGGTCCGTTCGCAAATGGGGGCCAGGGTCGAGCGGCGCGACTACCGGCAAACCGGCGTGGTCGCGAACTTCAAGGCGTCGCTGCCGCATCGCGAGACCGCATATCAGTGGTTCCGCGACGGCGAGATCGTCGCGCTGCTGCCGCTGCCCGACGGCCACGTGTCGCTCGTCTGGTCCGCGCACACCGCGCATGCGGACGAACTGCTCGCGCTCGATCCGGCGCAGCTCGCGGCCGAAGTCGAGCGCGTGTCGCACGGTCAGGTCGGCGCGCTCGAATGCGTGACGCCGGCAGCCGGCTTCCCGCTCGCGCTGCAGACGGTCGACAAGCTGATCGCGCCGCGCGTCGCGCTGGTCGGCGATGCCGCGCATCTGATCCACCCGCTCGCGGGGCAGGGGATGAACCTCGGGCTGCGCGACGTCGCGGCGCTCGCCGATGCGATCGCGAACAAGGAAAGCTTCCGCAACCTCGGCGATACGGTGCTGCTGCGCCGCTACGAGCGCTCGCGCCGCGAGGACATCCGCGCGCTGATGGTCGCGACCGACGGGCTGCAGCGTCTGTTCGCGGTGCCGGGCTCGCTCGCGAAGGCGGTGCGCAACGCGGGCATGGCGTTCGTCGGCGCACAGCCGCTCGTGAAACGCTGGCTGGTATCCGCGGCGCTCGGTTGA
- the ychF gene encoding redox-regulated ATPase YchF, whose amino-acid sequence MSLKCGIVGLPNVGKSTLFNALTKAGIAAENYPFCTIEPNVGIVEVPDTRLKALSEIVKPERIVPAVVEFVDIAGLVAGASKGEGLGNQFLANIRETDAITHVVRCFEDDNVIHVAGKVSPIDDIEVINTELALADLGTVEKALTRYSKAAKSGNDKEAVKLAAVLEKVRAHLDQGKAVRGLALSDDEQALLKPFCLITAKPAMYVANVKDDGFENNPHLDAVRKYAESEKSPVVAVCAAIEAEIADLDDADKEAFLADMGMAEPGLDRVIRAGFKLLGLQTYFTAGVKEVRAWTIHIGDTAPQAAGVIHTDFERGFIRAQTIAFDDFIAYKGEQGAKEAGKMRAEGKEYVVHDGDVMNFLFNV is encoded by the coding sequence ATGAGTCTCAAATGCGGCATCGTCGGCTTGCCCAACGTCGGCAAGTCCACCCTGTTCAATGCGCTGACCAAGGCCGGCATCGCCGCCGAGAACTATCCGTTCTGCACGATCGAGCCGAACGTCGGCATCGTCGAAGTGCCTGATACGCGCCTGAAGGCGCTCTCCGAGATCGTCAAGCCCGAGCGCATCGTGCCGGCGGTCGTCGAGTTCGTCGACATCGCGGGCCTCGTCGCAGGCGCGAGCAAGGGCGAGGGCCTCGGCAACCAGTTCCTCGCGAACATCCGCGAAACCGACGCGATCACGCACGTCGTGCGCTGCTTCGAGGACGACAACGTGATCCACGTCGCGGGCAAGGTCAGCCCGATCGACGACATCGAGGTGATCAACACCGAACTCGCGCTCGCCGACCTCGGCACCGTCGAGAAGGCGCTCACGCGCTACTCGAAGGCCGCGAAGTCGGGCAACGACAAGGAAGCGGTGAAGCTCGCCGCGGTGCTCGAGAAGGTGCGCGCGCACCTCGACCAGGGCAAGGCGGTGCGCGGTCTCGCGCTGTCGGACGACGAGCAGGCGCTGCTCAAGCCGTTCTGCCTGATCACCGCGAAGCCGGCGATGTACGTCGCGAACGTGAAGGACGACGGCTTCGAGAACAATCCGCACCTCGACGCGGTGCGCAAGTACGCGGAAAGCGAGAAATCGCCGGTGGTCGCGGTGTGCGCGGCGATCGAAGCGGAAATCGCCGATCTCGACGACGCGGACAAGGAAGCGTTCCTCGCCGACATGGGCATGGCGGAGCCGGGCCTCGACCGCGTGATTCGCGCGGGCTTCAAGCTGCTCGGGCTGCAGACCTACTTCACCGCGGGCGTGAAGGAAGTGCGCGCGTGGACGATCCATATCGGCGACACCGCGCCGCAGGCGGCCGGTGTGATCCACACCGACTTCGAGCGCGGCTTCATCCGGGCGCAGACGATCGCGTTCGACGATTTCATCGCGTACAAGGGTGAGCAAGGCGCGAAGGAAGCCGGCAAGATGCGCGCGGAAGGGAAGGAATATGTCGTGCACGACGGCGATGTGATGAACTTCCTGTTCAACGTGTGA
- a CDS encoding alpha/beta fold hydrolase: MTGTYFPAIPDTTGASTPVLLCPATGLRQTFYFPFADWLRDNGHSTFVFDYRGIGASLDVRHVRQSRARKQDWGQLDMPAALDWLLGRTGARDVHLIGHSAGAQLAGLMPNHAAVRSLSAISASSGYVGNIRWPTRFAASLLANVYVLVAARLLGYVPAKALGRGDDLPAQVGHQWAQWCRRPRYVANEFGVGVSRHYYNEFSAPVTVVAATDDPLATPANIEDWLRLLPRARSRIHFVSPQSCGGRAIGHVGMFRREHASLWPELIGGG; encoded by the coding sequence TTGACCGGCACCTATTTCCCCGCGATCCCTGACACCACCGGGGCGAGTACGCCGGTGCTTCTCTGTCCGGCAACCGGACTTCGTCAGACTTTCTACTTCCCGTTCGCCGACTGGCTGCGCGACAACGGTCATTCGACGTTCGTATTCGATTACCGGGGTATCGGCGCGTCTCTCGACGTGCGTCATGTTCGTCAGTCACGCGCCCGCAAGCAGGACTGGGGGCAACTCGACATGCCGGCCGCACTCGACTGGCTGCTCGGCCGGACCGGCGCGCGCGATGTGCATCTGATCGGCCATAGCGCCGGAGCGCAACTGGCCGGCCTGATGCCGAACCACGCGGCGGTTCGCTCGCTCAGCGCGATCTCCGCATCGTCGGGATATGTCGGCAATATCCGCTGGCCGACGCGTTTTGCCGCGTCGTTGCTGGCCAATGTCTACGTGCTGGTTGCAGCACGGCTGCTCGGGTACGTGCCGGCGAAGGCGCTCGGCCGGGGCGACGATTTGCCCGCGCAAGTCGGGCATCAGTGGGCGCAGTGGTGTCGCCGTCCCAGATACGTCGCGAATGAGTTCGGGGTCGGGGTCTCGCGCCACTACTACAACGAATTCTCGGCTCCCGTGACCGTGGTCGCCGCAACCGACGATCCGCTTGCGACGCCAGCCAATATCGAGGACTGGCTGCGATTGCTGCCGCGCGCCCGAAGCCGCATCCATTTCGTCAGTCCGCAAAGCTGCGGCGGACGAGCCATCGGCCACGTCGGGATGTTCCGGCGAGAACATGCGTCGTTGTGGCCGGAACTCATCGGAGGAGGGTGA
- a CDS encoding DsbC family protein: MKKTIRIASLALAVTMATLGCTAQADQTTDKLKATLQARLGNDAPIKSVSKSPVAGLYEVNLGSQIIYSDAAGDYVLLGDLVDAKTHKNLTDARLSELNKIDFASLPFANAIKVVKGNGARKIAVFSDPNCPYCKRLETTLQSVDNVTVYTFLYPVLSPDSNAKSKAIWCATDRAKTWQGWMLDHRAPSGAGNCDTTALDKNLALGRGMNVTGTPTIFLPDGRRLPGAVSAEQLNEALASSK, encoded by the coding sequence ATGAAAAAAACGATCCGCATCGCCTCGCTGGCGCTGGCCGTCACGATGGCGACGCTCGGCTGCACCGCGCAGGCCGATCAGACCACCGACAAGCTGAAAGCCACGCTGCAAGCCCGTCTCGGCAACGACGCACCGATCAAGAGCGTGTCGAAATCGCCGGTCGCGGGGCTGTATGAAGTGAACCTCGGCTCGCAGATCATCTATAGCGATGCGGCAGGCGACTACGTGCTGCTCGGCGATCTCGTCGACGCGAAGACGCACAAGAACCTGACCGACGCACGCCTGTCGGAGCTCAACAAGATCGATTTCGCGAGCCTGCCGTTCGCGAACGCGATCAAGGTCGTGAAGGGCAACGGCGCGCGCAAGATCGCGGTGTTTTCCGATCCGAACTGCCCGTACTGCAAGCGTCTCGAAACCACGCTGCAGTCGGTCGACAACGTCACCGTCTACACGTTCCTGTATCCGGTGCTGTCGCCCGATTCGAACGCGAAGTCGAAGGCGATCTGGTGTGCGACCGACCGTGCGAAGACGTGGCAGGGCTGGATGCTCGACCATCGCGCACCGTCCGGTGCCGGCAACTGCGACACCACCGCGCTCGACAAGAACCTCGCGCTCGGCCGCGGCATGAACGTCACCGGCACGCCGACGATCTTCCTGCCCGACGGCCGCCGCCTGCCCGGCGCGGTGTCCGCCGAGCAGCTGAACGAGGCGCTCGCGTCGAGCAAGTAA